GTATACTCCTTCATCTGCTCAACCTGTTTCGGGTTCGCCCAGCCAAAAGTGCGGATATGATATTCATTAATCATGGGATCATGGCGGGCATCGTCCTTAAGAAAAAACTCAAACACGGGGGGATCTAAATCAAGACCATCTTGCACCCCTAATCGCCGGCACAAACTGCCAGTAGCAATATTACGCACCACGCATTCGATGGGAAACATCTCCAAGCGCTTAACGAGAGATTCTTGTTCGCTCAACAGACGCTCGAAATGGGTTGGAATACCCGCCGCCGCCAATTTTTCCATAATGAAGGCGTTAAATTTATTATTGATTTCTCCCTTGCGGCTGAAGCGCTCAATTTTCTTCCCATCGAAGGCCGAAGTATCGTCACGGAAATACAGAATTAGCTGGGTAGGATCGTCCGTTATGTAAACGGTCTTGGCCTTACCAGAATAAAGCTCAGATTGTTTTTTTGTTGCCATACGCTTCCTTCTTTATCTACTCAGTCAATTGCTCACCTAGCAAGGACAATAAGCGTTTCGCGGTGGCCGACTCATCACGCCGCCCCTCAGTATCAAGGATAACTACCCGAGTCGCCGCGCCGTCGGAAATTAACTTGATCTGGTAACGACTTTGCTCATCTTCATCCTCTTCATCATCCCAAAAGGCCAGCTTGGAAAACCAGCCTGAATCCGTTTCCTGCGGCTGCGCAAAAGGATCTTTATAGCGGATATAGTAAACACCTCGGGAGCGGTTTCGATCTTCTACGGAAAACCCTTTTTGATCAAGCACCAACCCTACCTGGCGCCAAGCGCGGGAGAAGTCTTCAGCTAGTTCCATAGCCGTGCCCCCATCCAGCATATTGATACGGCTAGGGCTGGTAGTAGCCTGCTGGCCGTTCTGCTCGACCCGGGCCAGATCCTGAGCATGCAATGCCCCAAGATATTCAGCTAAACGGCGGAGCATAGTTTCCGCCTGCTGCGGATTAGGATCAGCAGTATTCTGCTTTAAGTGAATAATGGTGGACTGGGGAGTCTCTCCACGCTCAATACGGACCCGATAATTGTCCTGTTCAGAAGAACCTG
This sequence is a window from Nitrosococcus oceani ATCC 19707. Protein-coding genes within it:
- the bamC gene encoding outer membrane protein assembly factor BamC, whose amino-acid sequence is MWVIPVVLGGCSIFSALDELVPDNTKEYRKAQTLPPLDIPPDLSAEAIRTNIIEDDAGTATYLEYQEQGRNPLMDLYEIESDRKPRLEGEGVEQRLLVPEDQKKVWERVHSFWAENGLEIKAEDIRIGFMDTTGSSEQDNYRVRIERGETPQSTIIHLKQNTADPNPQQAETMLRRLAEYLGALHAQDLARVEQNGQQATTSPSRINMLDGGTAMELAEDFSRAWRQVGLVLDQKGFSVEDRNRSRGVYYIRYKDPFAQPQETDSGWFSKLAFWDDEEDEDEQSRYQIKLISDGAATRVVILDTEGRRDESATAKRLLSLLGEQLTE
- the purC gene encoding phosphoribosylaminoimidazolesuccinocarboxamide synthase; this translates as MATKKQSELYSGKAKTVYITDDPTQLILYFRDDTSAFDGKKIERFSRKGEINNKFNAFIMEKLAAAGIPTHFERLLSEQESLVKRLEMFPIECVVRNIATGSLCRRLGVQDGLDLDPPVFEFFLKDDARHDPMINEYHIRTFGWANPKQVEQMKEYTFRINDILKVLFLEAGLLLVDYKLEFGDVQGQVLLGDEFTPDGCRLWDVKTREKLDKDRFRHGLGGVTEAYEEVARRLGMSL